Proteins from one Parasteatoda tepidariorum isolate YZ-2023 unplaced genomic scaffold, CAS_Ptep_4.0 HiC_scaffold_518, whole genome shotgun sequence genomic window:
- the LOC122270908 gene encoding uncharacterized protein — protein MIEHALSNKGEVKIGGMSVDGLCRETKTIYQYHGCFFHGCLTCYDADTQHPFKKMSMGKLRAATQETTEKFRGLGYQVIEMWEHHFQELKKDMPELQKFLKSHKMVDRLNPRESFFGGRTNAVRLFYEGEAKYVDFTSLYPWLNKYCLYPAGHSKVITTDFDTVSPPSGLFLPVLPYRSNEKLMFPLCRTCADTLSQVACTHTEEEKAITGTWVTEEVKLAVKKGYRIVEMHKVHHFQNSSTNLFSSYIDLFLKIKQQSSDWPRECVTEEEKQRYLREYKEREGIDLDQTQKNPRERQVSKAYLNNFWGRRSQELCLFHKIRKDMLQSEGLLAKCQKLGNSKFGVSQTPGTYSGQHCNNPSSITRLPMKRKIVNVPETKVYRMVYDKRVINRDDFTTLPYDY, from the exons ATGATTGAGCATGCTTTGTCAAACAAGGGGGAAGTCAAGATTGGAGGAATGTCAGTGGATGGTCTTTGCCGGGAAACCAAAACCATCTACCAAtatcat GGTTGCTTCTTCCATGGCTGTTTGACCTGTTATGATGCGGATACTCAACATCCGTTCAAAAAGATGTCAATGGGAAAATTAAGGGCAGCCACCCAGGAAACCACCGAAAAATTCAGGGGCTTAGGCTATCAAGTCATAGAGATGTGGGAGCATCATTTTCAAGAATTGAAGAAGGATATGCCCGAACTACAGAAGTTTCTGAAAAGCCATAAAATGGTGGACAGACTCAACCCTAGAGAGTCCTTTTTCGGCGGTCGGACAAATGCCGTTCGACTATTTTATGAGGGCGAAGCCAAGTATGTAGATTTCACCTCGTTATATCCATGG ctcAACAAATACTGTTTATATCCAGCGGGTCATTCCAAAGTAATAACGACTGACTTCGATACAGTGTCGCCCCCTAGTGGTCTCTTCCTACCTGTTTTACCATACAGATCCAACGAAAAATTGATGTTCCCCCTATGCCGGACGTGTGCGGATACTCTATCACAAGTCGCTTGCACTCACACCGAAGAAGAGAAAGCCATCACGGGCACATGGGTAACTGAAGAAGTCAAGTTGGCAGTGAAAAAGGGATATCGAATAGTCGAA atGCATAAAGTACACCATTTTCAGAACTCCTCGACGAACCTTTTCAGCTCTTACATagatcttttcttaaaaattaagcagcaGAGCAGTGATTGGCCACGAGAATGTGTGACCGAAGAGGAAAAACAGCGATATCTCAGAGAATATAAGGAAAGAGAGGGTATTGATCTCGACCAAACCCAAAAAAATCCCAGAGAAAGACAGGTGTCGAAagcatatttgaataatttttgggGGAG GAGGAGCCAAGAACTATGCTTATTCCACAAGATCCGGAAAGACATGTTGCAAAGTGAGGGGCTTCTCGCTAAATGCCAGAAACTCGGAAATTCTAAATTTGGAGTCAGTCAAACACCTGGTACGTACTCTGGACAACACTGCAACAATCCCTCTTCAATCACTCGACTGCCGATGAAGAGGAAAATCGTGAACGTTCCGGAGACAAAAGTATATCGTATGGTATACGATAAGAGAGTAATCAACCGTGACGATTTCACAACCTTACCATACGATTATTGA